A part of Dehalogenimonas sp. W genomic DNA contains:
- the trxB gene encoding thioredoxin-disulfide reductase, whose product MPAPSQYDVIIIGGGPAGLTAGLYTGRAKLKTAIIEGSAIGGRMAEAWEIENYPGIVEPINGYDLTQKMHEQTIKFGVEHIQTGVTGIDLADGHKIVKTALGDYAARALIIAGGSERRKLGVPGEKELAGRGVSFCATCDGPFFRNKIVAVIGGGNGALNEAIHLTHFAEKIYIIHRRDKLRATPVLQEKAKADNKIEFLWNTDVTAIEGDGTVERLKLKNVLNGKETILPVGGVFVAVGLIPNTDYLKGVVELNKVGAVITNENMETNIPGVYAAGDVRANSVRQVVTAAGDGATAASNAQDYLSGIKV is encoded by the coding sequence ATGCCAGCTCCATCACAGTATGATGTAATTATTATCGGCGGTGGCCCAGCCGGACTTACCGCCGGCCTATATACTGGCCGAGCCAAGCTCAAAACTGCCATTATTGAAGGCAGTGCAATTGGCGGGCGAATGGCCGAGGCTTGGGAGATAGAAAATTACCCCGGTATCGTTGAACCGATAAACGGTTACGACCTGACTCAGAAAATGCATGAACAGACTATTAAGTTCGGTGTAGAACACATTCAGACCGGCGTTACCGGGATTGATCTGGCTGACGGTCATAAAATTGTTAAGACGGCCTTGGGTGACTACGCGGCAAGAGCGTTAATTATCGCCGGCGGGTCCGAGCGACGCAAGCTCGGCGTCCCAGGTGAAAAGGAACTGGCGGGACGCGGGGTTTCTTTTTGCGCGACCTGTGACGGCCCCTTTTTTCGTAACAAAATAGTAGCTGTTATCGGGGGCGGGAACGGCGCTCTGAACGAAGCTATACACCTGACTCATTTCGCAGAGAAGATCTATATTATTCACCGCCGCGACAAATTACGAGCCACCCCCGTTCTTCAGGAAAAAGCGAAAGCCGACAACAAAATTGAATTCCTTTGGAATACTGATGTCACAGCTATTGAAGGTGACGGCACCGTGGAACGCCTGAAACTGAAAAATGTATTAAACGGTAAAGAAACTATCCTGCCGGTAGGCGGCGTATTTGTAGCCGTCGGCCTGATTCCCAATACGGATTACCTTAAAGGGGTAGTTGAACTCAACAAAGTTGGCGCTGTAATCACCAATGAAAATATGGAAACCAATATTCCGGGAGTGTACGCCGCCGGTGATGTCAGGGCAAACTCGGTACGGCAGGTTGTAACGGCAGCCGGTGACGGCGCCACGGCTGCATCTAATGCCCAGGACTACCTGTCCGGAATTAAAGTTTAA
- the rplI gene encoding 50S ribosomal protein L9 has translation MKVIFLKDVPNIGKTGQIKEVPDGYARNFLLKSGFAAPATKEATAHIQSQIEAERKKQANLEAELAATAELLEKLTVEVAGKTGAGEKLYGSITTTEIAAAVKAASGYALDKRKIEIDEPIRQLGVYPVTVRLSASLTPVIKVKVVAKGS, from the coding sequence ATGAAAGTTATTTTTTTAAAAGACGTACCGAATATCGGTAAAACCGGTCAAATCAAAGAAGTGCCGGACGGTTATGCCAGGAATTTCTTGTTAAAATCCGGTTTTGCCGCGCCGGCGACAAAAGAAGCAACCGCCCATATCCAATCACAAATTGAAGCCGAGCGCAAAAAACAAGCAAATTTAGAAGCTGAACTGGCCGCTACTGCTGAATTGCTGGAAAAGCTGACAGTTGAAGTTGCAGGTAAGACAGGGGCCGGTGAAAAGCTATACGGCTCAATCACTACCACGGAAATAGCTGCTGCGGTCAAAGCCGCCAGCGGCTATGCCCTAGATAAAAGGAAGATTGAGATTGACGAACCAATCAGGCAGCTTGGCGTTTATCCGGTTACGGTACGGCTGTCGGCTTCCTTGACTCCGGTGATCAAGGTTAAAGTCGTCGCAAAAGGGAGTTAG